From one Dermacentor andersoni chromosome 1, qqDerAnde1_hic_scaffold, whole genome shotgun sequence genomic stretch:
- the LOC126548474 gene encoding uncharacterized protein isoform X2 has protein sequence MESSMHASSEPKGRNAPARADSVRSLSCYSVDENVLEVLWDEGVDMDELLEFSFDQIDKLAERRGKTIATTEKLRLWEYVQQMRREQPYWVTKESVPWDEIQAKYSLPSRSLSSGSFHSHLELSGTGLATPPPLLYSLSKPLPPTCSRATAANENSSQPSNQQKCDPNERFTLSEQWDAGSPHRGHVSATGFKKKQGWQRLLGKVFHQKHKDPSKDDGSGEFASFFAGVADSSSPCSVSHEEGLQSPLKGPEKKRPTGFLRRSLRRVATATRKRDSRDVVKTDI, from the exons ATGGAATCATCGATGCACGCCTCATCGGAGCCAAAGGGCAGGAATGCCCCTGCCCGCGCCGATTCGGTTCGGTCTTTGTCGTGTTACAGCGTCGACGAGAACGTCCTGGAGGTGCTATGGG ACGAGGGAGTCGACATGGACGAGCTCCTCGAGTTCTCTTTCGACCAGATCGACAAGCTCGCAGAACGCAGGGGAAAGACGATCGCCACCACCGAGAAGTTGCGTCTTTGGGAGTATGTGCAGCAGATGAGG CGTGAGCAGCCTTACTGGGTAACCAAGGAGTCTGTGCCCTGGGACGAAATTCAGGCCAAGTATTCACTTCCCAGTCGGTCTCTGTCGTCCGGCTCCTTCCATTCTCACCTGGAGCTCTCGGGGACTGGACTTGCCACGCCCCCACCTTTGCTCTACTCCCTGAGCAAACCCCTGCCACCAACTTGTTCTCGTGCTACAGCCGCCAATGAG AACTCGTCGCAGCCCTCGAACCAGCAGAAATGCGATCCGAACGAACGCTTCACACTGTCCGAGCAGTGGGACGCTGGTTCACCACACCGGGGTCATGTTTCGGCAACGGGTTTCAAGAAAAAGCAAGGCTGGCAACGACTCCTGGGGAAGGTTTTTCATCAGAAACACAAGGATCCTTCGAAAGACGACGGCAGTGGCGAATTCGCCTCCTTCTTTGCGGGTGTCGCCGACTCCTCTAGCCCTTGTTCGGTG AGCCATGAAGAGGGATTACAGTCTCCACTCAAGGGACCTGAGAAGAAACGCCCGACAGGATTCCTCCGACGGTCTCTGCGCAGGGTAGCCACGGCTACGCGGAAACGTGATTCGCGTGACGTTGTCAAGACCGATATTTAG
- the LOC126548474 gene encoding uncharacterized protein isoform X1, translating into MESSMHASSEPKGRNAPARADSVRSLSCYSVDENVLEVLWVHDWCTAITARSQASVFWSRRDEGVDMDELLEFSFDQIDKLAERRGKTIATTEKLRLWEYVQQMRREQPYWVTKESVPWDEIQAKYSLPSRSLSSGSFHSHLELSGTGLATPPPLLYSLSKPLPPTCSRATAANENSSQPSNQQKCDPNERFTLSEQWDAGSPHRGHVSATGFKKKQGWQRLLGKVFHQKHKDPSKDDGSGEFASFFAGVADSSSPCSVSHEEGLQSPLKGPEKKRPTGFLRRSLRRVATATRKRDSRDVVKTDI; encoded by the exons ATGGAATCATCGATGCACGCCTCATCGGAGCCAAAGGGCAGGAATGCCCCTGCCCGCGCCGATTCGGTTCGGTCTTTGTCGTGTTACAGCGTCGACGAGAACGTCCTGGAGGTGCTATGGG TTCATGACTGGTGCACCGCGATCACGGCACGGTCACAAGCCTCGGTTTTCTGGTCCCGTCGTG ACGAGGGAGTCGACATGGACGAGCTCCTCGAGTTCTCTTTCGACCAGATCGACAAGCTCGCAGAACGCAGGGGAAAGACGATCGCCACCACCGAGAAGTTGCGTCTTTGGGAGTATGTGCAGCAGATGAGG CGTGAGCAGCCTTACTGGGTAACCAAGGAGTCTGTGCCCTGGGACGAAATTCAGGCCAAGTATTCACTTCCCAGTCGGTCTCTGTCGTCCGGCTCCTTCCATTCTCACCTGGAGCTCTCGGGGACTGGACTTGCCACGCCCCCACCTTTGCTCTACTCCCTGAGCAAACCCCTGCCACCAACTTGTTCTCGTGCTACAGCCGCCAATGAG AACTCGTCGCAGCCCTCGAACCAGCAGAAATGCGATCCGAACGAACGCTTCACACTGTCCGAGCAGTGGGACGCTGGTTCACCACACCGGGGTCATGTTTCGGCAACGGGTTTCAAGAAAAAGCAAGGCTGGCAACGACTCCTGGGGAAGGTTTTTCATCAGAAACACAAGGATCCTTCGAAAGACGACGGCAGTGGCGAATTCGCCTCCTTCTTTGCGGGTGTCGCCGACTCCTCTAGCCCTTGTTCGGTG AGCCATGAAGAGGGATTACAGTCTCCACTCAAGGGACCTGAGAAGAAACGCCCGACAGGATTCCTCCGACGGTCTCTGCGCAGGGTAGCCACGGCTACGCGGAAACGTGATTCGCGTGACGTTGTCAAGACCGATATTTAG